A single region of the Epinephelus moara isolate mb chromosome 16, YSFRI_EMoa_1.0, whole genome shotgun sequence genome encodes:
- the spen gene encoding msx2-interacting protein isoform X1, protein MVRETRHLWVGNLPENVREEKIIEHFKRYGRVESVKVLPKRGSEGGVAAFVDFVDIKSAQKAHNAINKMGDRDLRTDYNEPGTIPSAARGLDDSLSLGSRGRDVSGFTRAAGGTVYGPPTSLHSRDGRYERRLDGTAESRDRAYDHSAYGHHERPGSSFERQRHYETDYYRDARERTLSTAGSGSGTSSGSGTTVSSGVSGTIVSAVAGNTGTGGSAGATTGGSGGSTSSGVGFYRSHSRSPCRFETPEPRYESRAREPFTLASVVHRDLYREDRGRRGERSYRHSRSRSPHSTHSRNPSPQRLASQATRPPRSHSGSGSRSRSSSSDSVSSTSSSTSGSDSSSSSSDDSPARSVQSAAVPAPSALPLSSLDKDEPRKSFGIKVQNLPVRSTDTSLKDGLFHEFKKHGKVTSVQIHGASEERYGLVFFRQQEDQEKALGASKGKLFFGMQIEVTAWNGPETESENEFRPLDERIDEFHPKATRTLFIGNLEKTTTYHDLLNIFQRFGEIVDIDIKKVNGAPQYAFLQYCDIASVCKAIKKMDGEYLGNNRLKLGFGKSMPTTCVWLDGLASNTTEQFLTRHFCRYGHVVKVVFDRMKGMALILYNNIEYAQAAVKDTKGWKIGGSKIKVDFANQESQMAFYRSMQASGQDIRDFYDILSERRDDRRTQYEFQAERQYYENVRTPGTYTEDPRRKYPARSREFYTEWDPYQGDYYDPQYFEDPREYREYRADPYEQDIRKYSYLQRERERERERFETDRGRDHGRRTIERSQSPSHIASRRPASPTASPSLSERIPSDSDRRICCRSSERSGSCSSISPPRFEKLEKARTERYNKTDKLEKDRVFELDRGTLVEKEKRTGRKDRGDKDKSEKQRLKKLKVASPIQACETEPELERDVSPEAVLRIKNSKIPKEGSSKGRLDLLPCVVQLTRVKEKEGKLIGQSIQEKQIPRGGSDSPRLASPSADQRSPPFRSDPSKSDISKHGKVPRDKNMHSLVEVIDKDAKIKSKKHGKSEMGFDSGISVDIDRLAARKRRFEDSGKTDRQKRTSEEDLVRPGLHKLWNNSKESDLDKNLLIKGMHKKEHHKDKCFRMISVSSPKDGRDCESNSVGFSLEQQSQLGELPEDSTDQLNSPYLKMDLEGSKTENSSSLTKMSDDGSLDLDELKEQQKQVLSENEQGRGKCRDSDDGDEHFVHIDQNICTKQVDQSRWLRPKLGNPDKLLKFENPASNDTHDFEKDYIMHDVPKPIQDMASGDFSSSKRKKLENFDFEIVTGKRERNFPSSQKLNEDIYQSLTSSIGHGHFSANEEDETAQISLSVINKDRKSSPTTDEKFSHTESLKNSLGLTATHFQSSDSELTKLKTTLLGCDEELMQRWERRIKSDSLRMEMTFPSDIAKPETIRKRLGQDLEPGEVQTDSDDDGENKHISPKSNSSLSYMLRERDERMTDLKLSGSLEKNKFYSFALDKTITPDTKALLERAKTLYSSREDNWSFLPSRFPTSHSCSDKDKVELAPRPIPSWYKKKIRTDSVEKLHDKKEELKPQDQERQDLFASRFLHSSIFEQDSRRLQHLERKDQDLETGVGRPFAKPGATEAQPEAGLSDMPQEPIVLFHSRFLELQQQKDKDHTPPDTENDSLVVEIRRDEGQNCDNELSDKESEPVLKVDDKSASPPLTLSVSPFVPSPKEMSSPEKKEILTPSSDQPASFVKEEKVEPVLEISPSNYFPMEDFKPVAPKLTITPPPVLSEPENEMETKVELIEPKAKLGDSLAVEHNSLVEDKPPTPGASLSGFERETAEFSYSDYPKIEEKSEIIKTEPKIENLETKHFEDSQKTETEGEVCMPELEAEIKPVPNRRQPKSKRAKPLSVLRTSQPSQIVATEKPATRKSERIDREKLKRASSPRAEVPKASIESKATSKSPIHASDSEQNLESSLIHGRTRRRNVRSVYATLHEDDQAGKEVVESSRSMRKRGVDKEPMQQDVPIPSTNTRRGRPPKRGVKRGEDLSPVKGDQHKMMEEDTEVKETSTTVEVVKASEGWRSPRTQKGQQTQLTSSAPGNKKGGRIDKQSGSTTMIAEQADLASHDESELNPKADSELFVKLSEKAENASSPVHRKEKDLKDSGGKKCADADIEKVDTSATERRQLPEKCVKMKTPRLKRNTKQVTEDKSHSLKNLEIRVSVDDVKGLLRSEEDEPESFEAPTITKTKTIVQDNNETKIIGFPKESKEFDAQEQEDTLSEPELPTDPAALLARQMELEQAVENIAKLTVEQPPRPYKEQPSEQPTILPPVVVEPEAEVEEKRANPASETELAAAIDSITAEETCADTDSFTAPPTYTALIPTPESLTSPSSNEIMEPETHMVINNILAADSDDGPLTPSPKGLMSEPKVAEDTPLLETPKKTSRVRAKTPKKSRSRKGAANKKVDAAEEVSQPSPVKLPESIPEDPETINSKAVTVTAGATAAASVVTAVATCRRDVTSAITVDTPKEAEQPEVEQPVPKESAFHSGTSNISSNKKHPQAEEPPTPTLAPARPQPVSQFSVPLLRPAKMPLSPDWPPRTEESRVYVAPSCHVTVVTPSPPASTALGTPSTNPPMPPDTKASDIDPSSSTLRKILMEPKYVSASNSNSIPTTMVTSALSDPSRMSENENPFDTVSSRQLHHEERPPLPPQPMHHKPFPLTESQQNCGEKTQHTVISPATSVISRIPMPYDTEETPRISLSNRSIGLSIPKQKFRSNSNENNRYHGMDIAEDGTRGRSVVETTPYNTGSSPGLRVNTSEGVVVLSYSGQKTEGPHRMRAKISQIPQASAGDIEFQQSVSKSSIKQDPLITSSQSPTPKVAPTATAYGHTGVLLTGQSYNSQPVISSTKQESLGCDKSEAPYHTTSQGGVVKMYQQPVSSPQVLMYNQAVIQQQHGKRGLGSEPLPKKMDIGKAVQQSNLSPVMSPHHPSLSGTRMSPSPSIPTDRSALHLKQEPQSPRTAVHSPSHFVKACPPSSSPRGTSVVLGHGMPPMSTYHSGMHHPHSEQSSVIIQPHSVTQAMAHEARMNTPPMSGMNYGRRGDSLSSSHPGPSQRSNTPQPNVIRDLVLQSHSSPQGSVSSGGGSSVSEEDPRHFNQTLSRPSVPQLQSDVMMIHSDHRGLHPSIRMDQYRDMHQRILMHQQLGEQAAVEARQSRTSETGTSSSNISGPSKSPIVGKSIDLSAKESLKPLEGKLIHPTTNESRIRGVHASSPVLVSPHPHGVQLMHPGGAGSFPVYRDMRGFPSQFPGHPSSGHNLANQGITSSQVPPESELGHRGKMSQSHGGGSDSKPESSHLRHATSTDLSHISRISRDTVSPSYQSPMTSPMSLTHKPDLSLQKGPPAFLPTPPPAIPSSSSLHPRPDAKLEHSGHRSVDMVQLLTKYPIVWQGLLALKNDQAAVQLHFVSGNTILAQRSLPPPEGGPLLRIVQRMRLEASQLDSVARRMTVENDYCLLLALPCGRDQEDVLGQTQALKSGFITYLQAKQAAGIINVPNPGSNQPAYVVQIFPPCEFSESHLSQLAPDLLNSISSISPHLMIVIASV, encoded by the exons GACGGCAGAAAGTCGGGATCGGGCGTACGATCACAGTGCCTATGGACATCACGAGCGTCCTGGTAGCAGTTTTGAACGCCAACGGCACTATGAAACAGACTATTATCGTGATGCAAGAGAGAGGACTCTAAGCACGGCTGGGAGCGGGTCTGGTACCTCCAGTGGAAGTGGTACAACGGTGTCGTCAGGAGTCAGTGGAACTATCGTTAGTGCTGTTGCTGGCAACACGGGGACAGGTGGATCAGCAGGGGCCACGACGGGAGGAAGCGGAGGATCTACATCCAGTGGGGTCGGCTTCTACCGCTCCCACAGCAGGAGTCCATGTCGCTTTGAGACACCAGAGCCTCGCTATGAGTCTCGTGCCAGGGAACCCTTTACTTTGGCCAGTGTGGTTCACAGGGACCTTTACAGGGAGGACAGGGGTCGGCGTGGGGAGCGGTCATACCGCCACAGTCGTAGCCGGTCTCCACACTCAACCCATTCGCGGAATCCCTCTCCTCAGAGACTGGCGAGTCAGGCTACCCGTCCTCCACGCTCCCACAGTGGGTCAGGCTCTCGCAGCCGCTCCTCCAGTTCAGACTCAgtcagcagcaccagcagcagtaCAAGTGGCAG TGATTCTAGCAGTAGCTCAAGTGATGACTCCCCAGCACGTTCAGTGCAGTCTGCTGCTGTTCCTGCACCCTCAGCACTTCCTTTATCCTCCCTTGACAAGGATGAACCACGTAAAAGCTTTGGCATCAAGGTCCAAAATCTTCCTGTGCGCTCTACAG ATACGAGCCTTAAGGATGGTTTGTTCCATGAATTTAAGAAACATGGAAAGGTCACTTCTGTGCAAATCCATGGCGCTTCAGAGGAGCGTTATGGGCTTGTGTTCTTCCGCCAGCAAGAGGACCAAGAGAAAGCACTTGGAGCATCAAAGGGGAAGCTTTTTTTCGGCATGCAAATTGAAGTCACAGCCTGGAATGGCCCCG AGACAGAAAGTGAGAACGAGTTTCGGCCCTTGGATGAGAGGATAGATGAGTTTCATCCAAAGGCCACACGGACATTATTCATTGGAAACCTGGAGAAGACCACCACTTACCATGACCTGCTTAACATCTTTCAGCGCTTTGGAGAAATAGTG GATATTGACATTAAGAAGGTGAATGGAGCCCCCCAGTATGCCTTTCTACAATACTGCGACATTGCCAGTGTCTGTAAGGCCATAAAGAAGATGGATGGCGAGTACCTTGGTAACAACAGACTAAAG CTGGGCTTTGGAAAGAGTATGCCTACTACGTGTGTTTGGTTGGATGGATTGGCCTCAAATACAACTGAGCAGTTTCTTACTCGTCATTTCTGCCGCTATGGACATGTAGTCAAG GTTGTATTTGACAGAATGAAAGGAATGGCCCTTATCCTGTATAACAACATTGAATATGCACAAGCCGCTGTCAAAGACACAAAGGGCTGGAAGATAGGGGGCAGTAAAATCAAG GTGGACTTTGCCAATCAGGAAAGCCAGATGGCTTTCTATCGTTCAATGCAGGCATCTGGCCAGGATATTCGAGACTTCTATGACATTCTCTCTGAAAGAAG GGATGATCGACGAACTCAGTATGAGTTTCAAGCAGAAAGACAATATTACGAAAACGTACGAACGCCAGGAACATATACTGAAGATCCACGCCGCAAATACCCTGCCAGAAGTCGGGAGTTTTACACTGAATGGGATCCATATCAGGGAGATTACTATGATCCACAATACTTTGAAGACCCACGGGAATATCGGGAATACAGAGCTGACCCTTATGAACAGGACATTCGCAAATACAGCTATTTGCAACGGGAAcgcgaaagagagagagagcgcttTGAGACAGATCGTGGACGTGATCATGGGAGGAGGACCATTGAGCGTAGCCAAAGCCCATCTCACATTGCCTCTCGTCGTCCTGCCAGCCCTACTGCATCTCCTTCGCTCTCTGAGAGGATACCAAGTGATTCAGATCGCCGTATTTGTTGCCGATCTTCTGAAAGAAGTGGTAGCTGCAGTTCAATCTCCCCACCCAGATTTGAAAAACTTGAAAAGGCACGCACTGAAAGGTATAATAAAACGGACAAACTTGAGAAGGATCGAGTCTTCGAACTTGACAGAGGGACTTTGGTTGAGAAGGAGAAGCGGACTGGACGTAAAGATCGaggggacaaggacaaaagtgaGAAACAGAGGCTTAAGAAGCTCAAAGTTGCATCACCTATTCAGGCATGTGAGACAGAGCCAGAACTTGAAAGAGACGTCAGCCCTGAGGCTGTCCTTCggattaaaaacagtaaaattccAAAGGAAGGCTCAAGCAAAGGAAGGTTAGACCTTCTGCCTTGTGTTGTGCAATTAACACGtgttaaagaaaaagaaggaaaattAATTGGTCAGTCTATCCAAGAAAAGCAAATACCAAGAGGTGGGAGTGACAGTCCTAGATTGGCATCACCCTCAGCTGACCAGAGGAGTCCTCCATTCCGCTCAGACCCATCAAAAAGTGATATCTCTAAGCATGGAAAGGTGCCCAGAGACAAAAATATGCACAGTTTAGTGGAGGTTATTGACAAGGATGCTAAAATCAAATccaaaaaacatggaaaatctGAAATGGGATTTGACAGTGGCATTTCTGTGGATATTGACCGTTTGGCTGCAAGGAAAAGGCGTTTTGAAGACTCTGGAAAAACTGATCGACAGAAGAGAACTAGTGAAGAGGATCTTGTTAGACCTGGACTTCATAAACTATGGAACAATTCTAAGGAGTCAGACTTGGATAAGAACCTTTTGATAAAAGGGATGCATAAAAAGGAGCACCACAAGGATAAATGTTTCCGGATGATTTCAGTTAGCAGTCCAAAAGATGGACGAGACTGTGAAAGCAACTCTGTAGGCTTTTCTCTGGAGCAGCAGTCACAGCTTGGGGAGCTGCCTGAAGATTCTACAGATCAATTAAACTCTCCCTACCTTAAAATGGATTTAGAAGGttcaaaaactgaaaacagctcCAGTCTCACAAAGATGTCAGATGATGGCAGTCTTGATTTGGATGAATTAAAAGAACAACAGAAACAGGTGTTGTCTGAAAATGAACAAGGGAGAGGGAAGTGCAGAGACTCTGATGACGGAGATGAACACTTTGTGCACATTGACCAGAATATTTGCACAAAACAAGTTGATCAGAGTCGATGGCTCCGACCCAAGCTTGGCAATCCTGATAAGTTGCTCAAGTTTGAAAACCCAGCAAGTAATGACACTCATGACTTTGAGAAGGATTATATCATGCATGATGTTCCAAAACCAATTCAGGATATGGCCAGTGGTGACTTCTCTTCCAGTAAACGAAAGAAAttagagaattttgactttgaAATTGTCACTGGAAAAAGAGAACGGAATTTTCCAAGTTCCCAAAAGCTGAATGAAGACATTTATCAAAGTCTAACATCCTCAATAGGACATGGTCACTTTTCTGCAAATGAGGAAGATGAAACTGCCCAGATTTCTTTGTCAGTtataaacaaagacagaaaatctTCTCCAACAACAGACGAGAAATTTTCACACACAGAGTCATTGAAAAACAGTTTGGGCCTTACAGCCACACATTTTCAGTCTTCTGACAGTGAGCTCACAAAGCTTAAGACAACCTTGCTTGGATGTGATGAGGAGTTAATGCAACGTTGGGAAAGACGGATAAAATCTGATTCACTTAGGATGGAAATGACTTTCCCAAGTGATATTGCAAAACCTGAAACCATCCGTAAACGCCTTGGCCAGGATTTGGAACCTGGAGAAGTGCAGACTGATTCAGATGATGatggagaaaacaaacacatctcTCCCAAGTCAAATAGTTCCTTGTCTTATATGCTCAGGGAACGTGACGAGAGGATGACAGATCTGAAGCTTTCGGGCTCATTGGAGAAGAATAAGTTTTATTCTTTTGCATTAGATAAAACTATAACTCCTGATACTAAAGCACTCCTTGAAAGAGCCAAGACACTGTATTCTTCCAGGGAAGATAATTGGTCCTTTCTTCCCTCACGCTTTCCAACCTCCCACAGCTGTTCAGATAAGGACAAGGTAGAGTTAGCACCTCGACCTATTCCTTCGTGGTATAAGAAAAAGATTCGTACTGACTCTGTTGAAAAGCTACATGATAAAAAGGAGGAACTTAAGCCACAAGACCAAGAGCGACAGGACCTGTTTGCCTCTCGCTTTTTGCACAGCTCAATCTTTGAACAAGATTCTCGGCGACTGCAGCATCTTGAACGTAAAGACCAAGACTTGGAAACTGGAGTTGGTAGGCCTTTTGCTAAGCCAGGTGCTACTGAGGCACAGCCTGAAGCTGGACTAAGTGATATGCCTCAAGAGCCCATAGTGCTTTTCCATAGTCGGTTTTTGGagcttcaacaacaaaaggacaagGACCACACCCCACCTGATACTGAAAATGATTCGTTGGTGGTGGAGATTAGAAGAGACGAAGGGCAGAATTGTGATAATGAGCTGTCTGATAAGGAATCTGAGCCTGTACTCAAGGTTGATGACAAATCAGCCAGCCCCCCATTAACCTTGTCAGTTTCACCATTTGTTCCTTCGCCAAAAGAAATGTCATCACCAGAAAAGAAGGAAATTTTAACTCCATCATCAGATCAACCTGCATCATTTGTCAAAGAAGAGAAAGTAGAGccagttcttgagatatctccATCTAATTATTTTCCTATGGAAGACTTCAAACCTGTTGCTCCTAAGCTAACCATAACTCCTCCACCTGTCCTTTCAGAGCcagaaaatgaaatggaaaCAAAAGTAGAGTTAATTGAACCCAAAGCAAAACTCGGAGATAGTTTGGCAGTGGAACATAATTCTCTTGTGGAAGATAAACCTCCCACTCCTGGTGCTTCCCTAAgtggttttgagagagagactgcAGAATTCTCTTACTCTGACTACCCAAAGATTGaagaaaaatctgaaataatTAAGACAGAACCTAAAATAGAAAATCTGGAGACAAAACACTTTGAGGATTCTCAGAAAACTGAGACAGAAGGTGAGGTATGTATGCCAGAGCTAGAGGCTGAAATTAAACCAGTACCAAACCGCAGACAGCCCAAGAGTAAAAGGGCAAAACCACTGTCAGTATTACGTACATCACAGCCATCCCAAATTGTTGCCACTGAGAAACCTGCAACACGAAAGAGTGAACGAattgacagagagaaactcaaAAGGGCCTCATCTCCTCGGGCAGAAGTACCAAAAGCATCAATTGAGTCCAAAGCCACATCCAAGTCACCAATTCATGCATCAGATTCTGAGCAAAATCTTGAGTCGAGTTTGATCCATGGCAGAACACGTCGCAGGAATGTACGATCAGTTTACGCCACACTACATGAAGATGACCAAGCTGGTAAAGAGGTGGTGGAGTCATCACGCTCTATGCGCAAACGTGGTGTGGATAAAGAGCCAATGCAGCAAGATGTTCCAATTCCATCCACCAATACAAGGCGAGGACGCCCACCTAAAAGAGGGGTCAAACGAGGTGAAGATTTATCACCAGTTAAGGGGGATCAGCATAAAATGATGGAAGAAGACACAGAGGTCAAAGAAACCTCCACTACTGTAGAGGTTGTAAAAGCCTCTGAAGGATGGCGTTCACCCCGCACACAGAAAGGGCAACAAACGCAACTAACTTCATCTGCTCCAGGTAACAAGAAAGGAGGTAGAATAGACAAACAGTCTGGGAGCACTACAATGATAGCTGAACAAGCTGATTTGGCAAGTCATGATGAGTCAGAACTTAATCctaaagctgattctgaactGTTTGTGAAGCTATCAGAAAAGGCAGAAAACGCAAGCTCACCAGTGCACAGAAAGGAAAAAGACTTAAAAGATTCTGGTGGAAAGAAATGTGCTGATGCGGATATTGAAAAGGTAGACACCAGCGCCACTGAAAGGAGACAACTGCCTGAAAAGTGTGTTAAGATGAAAACACCAAGGCTGAAAAGAAATACCAAGCAGGTCACTGAAGATAAATCACACAGCTTAAAAAATCTTGAGATCCGTGTAAGTGTTGATGATGTGAAAGGTTTACTTCGTTCAGAGGAAGATGAGCCAGAGTCATTTGAAGCTCCCACTATTACAAAAACCAAGACAATAGTACAAGACAATAATGAAACAAAGATTATAGGCTTTccaaaagaatcaaaagaaTTTGATGCACAGGAACAAGAAGACACCCTATCAGAACCTGAACTTCCTACTGATCCAGCGGCTCTCTTAGCACGGCAGATGGAACTAGAGCAGGCAGTTGAAAATATTGCCAAACTTACCGTTGAGCAACCTCCTCGACCATATAAGGAACAACCTTCAGAGCAACCTACCATATTGCCTCCTGTTGTAGTTGAGCCAGAAGCTGAGGTTGAGGAGAAGCGAGCTAATCCTGCAAGTGAAACTGAACTTGCAGCTGCTATTGATTCCATTACAGCAGAAGAAACATGTGCAGATACAGATAGTTTCACAGCTCCTCCTACTTACACTGCTCTTATTCCTACCCCTGAGTCCTTGACTTCCCCCTCCTCCAACGAAATTATGGAACCTGAAACACACATGGTGATCAACAATATTCTTGCTGCGGACTCAGACGATGGTCCTCTGACACCCAGCCCAAAGGGGCTAATGTCGGAGCCTAAGGTAGCTGAGGATACCCCTCTTCTTGAAACACCCAAGAAAACAAGCAGAGTTAGAGCCAAAACCCCGAAAAAGTCAAGAAGTCGTAAAGGTGCAGCTAATAAAAAAGTGGATGCTGCTGAAGAGGTTTCACAACCTTCTCCAGTCAAGTTACCAGAATCAATTCCAGAAGACCCAGAAACCATCAATTCAAAAGCAGTTACTGTTACAGCTGGGGCAACTGCAGCAGCTTCTGTGGTCACTGCTGTTGCAACTTGTAGGCGTGATGTCACAAGTGCTATAACTGTAGACACGCCCAAAGAGGCAGAACAGCCTGAAGTTGAACAGCCGGTACCCAAGGAATCTGCATTTCATTCAGGCACAAGCAACATCTCCAGTAATAAAAAGCATCCCCAGGCAGAAGAACCACCTACCCCTACCCTTGCTCCTGCCCGCCCACAACCTGTATCCCAGTTCAGTGTACCCCTGCTGCGGCCTGCCAAAATGCCACTTTCGCCAGACTGGCCTCCTAGAACTGAGGAAAGTAGAGTCTATGTTGCTCCTTCTTGTCACGTCACAGTGGTAACTCCTTCTCCACCAGCATCAACTGCACTTGGAACCCCTTCAACGAATCCCCCCATGCCTCCTGACACAAAGGCCTCAGATATTGACCCTAGTTCCAGTACCTTAAGGAAAATCCTAATGGAACCGAAATATGTGTCTGCATCAAATAGCAATTCTATTCCTACCACTATGGTGACGTCTGCACTGTCAGATCCTTCACGGATGTCAGAGAATGAAAATCCCTTTGATACAGTGAGTTCAAGACAGCTACATCACGAAGAGAGACCGCCTTTACCCCCACAGCCGATGCACCATAAACCCTTTCCATTGACAGAGTCCCAACAGAACTGTGGAGAGAAGACCCAGCATACAGTTATTTCTCCTGCTACCTCAGTAATAAGTCGAATTCCAATGCCTTATGATACAGAGGAAACTCCTCGAATTTCACTAAGCAACCGAAGCATTGGGCTGTCCATTCCCAAGCAAAAATTCAGATCAAACTCTAATGAGAATAATCGCTATCATGGCATGGATATTGCAGAAGATGGAACTAGAGGACGCTCTGTTGTTGAGACCACTCCCTATAATACAGGCTCAAGTCCTGGCCTAAGGGTCAATACATCAGAgggtgttgttgttttgagttATTCCGGTCAGAAAACCGAAGGACCTCACAGGATGAGAGCCAAAATTAGTCAAATTCCTCAAGCCAGTGCGGGTGATATAGAGTTTCAGCAATCTGTGTCCAAATCTTCGATAAAACAAGACCCACTCATCACATCATCCCAGTCGCCTACCCCAAAAGTAGCCCCAACTGCTACAGCCTATGGGCACACAGGAGTTCTCTTGACAGGCCAGTCGTATAACTCTCAACCTGTCATTTCCAGTACAAAGCAGGAGAGTCTTGGGTGTGACAAATCTGAAGCCCCGTATCACACAACATCCCAGGGTGGTGTCGTAAAGATGTACCAGCAGCCAGTTAGTTCACCTCAAGTCTTGATGTACAACCAAGCTGTGATTCAGCAGCAGCATGGCAAGAGAGGACTGGGGTCTGAACCTCTCCCAAAAAAGATGGACATTGGCAAAGCTGTTCAGCAGTCTAACCTGAGCCCAGTCATGAGTCCACACCACCCATCACTGTCTGGAACCCGCATGAGCCCCAGCCCTAGCATCCCAACTGATCGGTCAGCTCTACACCTAAAGCAAGAACCTCAGTCCCCACGAACAGCTGTTCACTCCCCCTCACACTTTGTCAAAGCCTGTCCTCCTAGCAGTTCTCCGAGAGGAACTTCTGTTGTTCTAGGTCATGGCATGCCGCCAATGTCTACATATCATTCTGGTATGCATCACCCACACTCAGAACAGTCCTCTGTCATAATTCAGCCTCACAGTGTCACTCAGGCAATGGCTCATGAAGCCAGGATGAACACCCCACCAATGTCTGGGATGAACTATGGAAGGCGAGGTGACTCCCTGTCTTCCTCCCACCCAGGGCCTTCACAGCGCTCAAACACGCCGCAACCTAATGTCATCCGAGATTTGGTCCTGCAGTCTCATTCAAGTCCCCAGGGGTCAGTATCAAGTGGTGGTGGCAGCAGTGTAAGTGAAGAAGACCCCAGACACTTTAACCAAACCCTTAGTAGACCCTCCGTGCCCCAGCTCCAATCGGATGTAATGATGATTCACAGTGATCACAGAGGGCTCCACCCAAGCATACGCATGGATCAGTACAGAGATATGCACCAGCGCATCCTCATGCACCAGCAACTGGGAGAGCAGGCTGCTGTAGAAGCAAGACAGTCACGTACCTCAGAGACTGGAACGTCTTCAAGCAACATCTCTGGGCCATCAAAGAGTCCTATTGTGGGAAAGAGCATTGACCTCTCTGCAAAAGAATCTCTCAAACCACTAGAAGGAAAACTGATACATCCAACAACCAACGAAAGTAGAATAAGAGGAGTCCATGCATCTTCTCCTGTCCTGGTCTCTCCTCACCCACATGGGGTTCAGCTGATGCATCCAGGAGGGGCAGGCTCCTTTCCAGTGTACCGGGATATGCGGGGCTTTCCATCGCAGTTTCCAGGACATCCTTCATCAGGACACAACCTGGCTAACCAAGGCATTACATCTTCACAG GTCCCTCCAGAGTCTGAGCTGGGTCACAGGGGTAAAATGTCTCAGTCACATGGGGGAGGAAGTGATTCCAAGCCTGAGAGTTCCCATCTTCGCCATGCTACCTCTACGGACCTCTCACACATTTCCCGAATATCACGGGATACAGTCTCCCCCTCCTACCAGTCTCCAATGACATCCCCCATGAGTCTTACTCACAAGCCAGATCTGTCTCTACAGAAAGGCCCTCCAGCCTTCCTGCCAACACCTCCGCCAGCAATACCATCATCAAGTTCTCTGCATCCACGGCCCGATGCTAAGCTGGAGCATTCGGGACATCGTTCCGTTGACATGGTGCAGCTTTTGACG aaatATCCTATTGTATGGCAAGGTCTGTTGGCACTGAAGAACGACCAGGCTGCTGTCCAGTTACACTTTGTTTCTGGCAACACCATACTGGCCCAGCGCTCTCTGCCGCCCCCAGAGGGAGGTCCTCTTCTCCGTATTGTCCAGAGGATGAGGCTTGAGGCTTCCCAGCTGGACAGTGTGGCACGCAGAATGACT GTGGAGAATGACTACTGTTTGCTACTGGCTCTACCCTGTGGTCGAGACCAAGAAGATGTCCTTGGTCAAACCCAAGCCTTGAAAAGTGGCTTCATCACCTACCTGCAAGCTAAACAGGCAGCTGGCATTATCAACGTGCCCAACCCTGGCTCTAATCAG CCAGCTTATGTGGTGCAGATTTTCCCTCCGTGTGAATTCTCAGAGAGCCACCTTTCGCAGCTGGCCCCGGACCTTCTCAACAGCATCTCCAGCATTTCCCCTCACCTCATGATTGTCATTGCCTCTGTTTAA